CGCCGCCTGCTTGAAGGCGCGGTACTGCAGCAGCCGGGCGAAGAGCAGATCGCGTGCCTCGAGCAGCGCGATGTCCTCCGCGTCGACCACCTCGCCCTGGGGCAGCAGGCTCGCGATCTTCAGGTCGAGCAGCGTGGCCGCCACCACGAGGAACTCCGAGGCCCGGTCGAGCTCCACGAGCCCCTGCCCCTCGAGCGAGGCGAGGTACGCGATGAACTCGTCGGTGACGAGGCTGAGCGAGATCTCGGTGATGTCGAGCTCGTGCTTGCCGATGAGGTTCAGCAGTAGGTCGAAGGGGCCGTCGAAGACCTCGAGGCTGACTCGGAAGGCGCTGTCGTCATCTGCCGCGGGCGCGCCGATCTCGCCGGCCGCGTCCGATCGCGCGCCGCTCTCCTCTGCACGCGCCTCCATGAGCGTGACTACGCGACGACGCCGCGCTGCACCACTTCGCGCGCGAGCTTCAGGTAGGCCTCCGACGCCGGGTTGCTCGGCGCGTAGTCGAGGATGGGCTTCGCCGCGACCGAGGCGTCGGGCAGCTTGACGGTGCGCCCGATGACGGTGTCGAACACCTTGTCGCCGAACGTGTCGACGACCCGCTCGAGCACCTCGCGCGCGTGCAGCGTGCGGGCGTCGTACATCGTGGCGATGATCCCGTCGAGCTCGATCTGCGGGTTCAGGCGATCCTTGACCTTCTCGATCGTCTCGATCAGCAGGGCGACGCCGCGGAGCGCGAAGAACTCGCAGGCGAGCGGGATCAGCACCCCGTGGCTCGCGGTCAGCGCGTTGACGGTGAGCAGCCCGAGCGAGGGCTGGCAGTCGATGAGGATCACGTCGTAGTCGGCCGACACCTTGCGCAGCACGCCGGCGAGGATCTGCTCGCGCGCGACCTCGGTGACGAGGTGCACCTCTGCGGCCGAGAGGTCGATGTTCGCGGGGATCACGTCGAGGTGCTTCGTGTCCGTGCGCTGGATCACCTCACGGGGATCCTTGACCTTGCTGAGCATGAGGTCGTAGATCGTGGGCACGTCGTGCGCCTGCACCCCGAGCCCCGCGGAGGCGGCGCCCTGCGGGTCGAAGTCGACGATGAGCACGCGGCGGCCGTATCGGGCGAGCGCGGCGCCGAGGTTGATGGTGGTGGTGGTCTTGCCCACCCCGCCCTTCTGGTTGCACATGGCGATGATCCGCGCCGGACCGTGCTGTCCGAGCTTCTGCGGCGCGGGAATCACGCGGTCGGGTCGGCCCGTCGGTCCGAGTGCGACTGTCTTCGCCATCCCGGCCCCCTTTCGCTGCGTGCACTAACGCTCCATCCTATCGCGCGCCCGAATGCCGACGTGCGACGTCGAGGATCCGCTCGATCACCTCGCGCACGCTCGCGCGCGCCAGACGCTCGGGCCGCACGAGGAGGTCGATGTCGCGGCTGATCGAGACGCCCCGGATCGGCCGAAGCACGATCTCGTCGTGCAGCGCCGCGGGCAGCCCGGTGTACCGCGGCAGGAACCCGATGGTGTCGGTACGGGCGATGATGGCGGCGGCCACGTTGAACTCGTTGACCCGGTGGGTGATCTCGATCGGCGAGCCCGCCCCGGCGGCGAGCGTCTGCACGATCAGGGGCTCGAGCGCGAACCCCTCGTGGGCGGCGAGCCACGTCGCGCCGTCCAGGTCGGAGAGGCGGACGCTGTCGTGCGCGGCGAGCGGGTGCCCCCGGCGCACGGCGAGGTCGATGGGCTCCTCGAGCACCGGGATCACCCGCACCCGCCGCGTCGGCCACTCGGGCGCGGTCGGCGACCGGTGCGCGATCACGATGTCGTGGTCGGCGGTGAGGTCAAGGAAGTCCGGGATCGACACATCCTCATCGCGGCATCGGATCTGCGCGCCGTCGGGATCCGCCAGCGATCGGGCGATGAGCTCCGGAAACCAGGCGAGGGCGGCGCTGTGGAAGGCGGTGACAGTGACCGTCTCCGCCGGTGCCCCCAAGAACTGCGACACCGACTGCTCGGCTCGCGCCATCGCCTCGATCACCTCGCCGCCGGCGTCGGCGAGCCGCTCCCCGGCGGCGGTCAGCACGAGCACGCGCCCGCGCTGCTCGGTGAGCGGGGCGTCGAAGGAGCGCTGCAGCACGGCGAGCTGCTGGGACACGGCGGAGGGGCTTAGGCGAAGCGCGTCGGCGACGGCCGTGACCGAGCCGCGGTCGCGCAGCTCGCGAAGCGTGCGGAGGTGGTGAACATCCATGCGGCAATTCTTACAGGTTAGTGAAGAATATGCCCGTTGTTCTTCAGGGATGGATCGAGGATCGTGGTCTCCATGGCCCTGCTGCACACTCCCTCCGGCGCCCCGAGCGGCGCCCGGAACGCGACCCGCCCGCGCTCGTCATTCGTGCCGGACCTCGTGCTGCTCGGGATCGCCGCGATCTGGGGCGGCAGTTACCTCGCCACGCAGGAGCTCGCCGCCTCGATCGGCGCCGCGGCGGTGCTCTGCGCGCGCTTCCTGCCGCCCGCGGTGATCATGCTCGTGGGCGTCGCGGTGGCCCGACGCGGTCGGTCGCCGGGCCCGCTCCGGCACTCCCTGCCGCCCGGCGCACATCAGAAGCCCGGCTCCCTCCGCCCCTCTCGTTCTCTCCGCAATGTGCTCCGCGCGGGATCCCTCCTCGGGCTCCTCCGCGCCGCGACGATCGTGCTCGAAACGATCGGGGTCACACTGACTACCGCGACCAACGCCGGCCTCATCATCGGTCTCTCGATCCTGCTCACCCCGCTCCTCGAGTCGCTCGTCACCCGCCGCCGGCTCACCCGCTCGCTCCTCGGCAGCGTAGTCCTCGCACTTGTCGGCATCGCGCTGCTCATCGGCGGCAGCGGTCTCGCCGAGGTGACGATCGGCGACGGTCTCATCCTGCTCGCCGCGATCACCCGGGCGCTCCTCGGGGTCGCCGAGGCACGCGCGACCCGCTCGCACGCCTCCGACGTGCTCGGGCTCACCACGGTGGAGATCACGCTCGGCGCCATCCTTTTCACCGCGTGGGGCGGCGGGGCGCTCCTGCACCGGCTCCCCGAGCTCACCGCCGCCGACTGGGGCGTGATCCTCTATCTCGGTCTCGGCTGCACCGTCGCGGCGTTTCTCGGTCAGCTCTGGGCGACGAAGCGCACGTCCGCCTCGCGCGCGGGCATGCTGCTCGGCTCCGAGCCGGGGTGGGCGCTTCTCATCGGCATCGTGATCGGCGGCGAGCAGCTCACCATCGGCGCCGGGATCGGGGCCGCGGTGCTGCTCGCGGCGATGCTCTGGGGCCGCCGGGCCGAAGAACGATGGCGCACGTCGCGGGCGGGCACGACGAACTCCGCGGAGGTGGCGCCCTGCGGGTCGAACTGCGGGCCCCGCCCCGAGAGCGGGAAGGATCAGCGTCGCGAATCCTCCAGCGATCCCACAGTGTCTCCCTCTGGGTCCCAGACCATGCAGAGCACCTCGCGGTCTCCGTCCTTCCACGAGCCCTCGGACGGGTACATCGGCCAGTAGTCGATCTCGGAGTCCGCCCAGGGCGTTCCGATGAAGCCCTCGAACTCGGCACGGCAGCCTTCGTCCGCCATGCTGATGATCTCGTCGGTTCCCGGGTAGGCGGGCTCATCGATCACAAACGAGGAGAAGACCTCATCGGCGTGGGGATCGGAGCACGGGACCGTGGGGACGCTCCCGATATCTTCGTCGAGCGAATCATCGGTATTCAGGCAGTCACCCACGCGGATCGCGAAGACGTCGGTGCTGTCGTTCCGTTCGACGGTGCCGCCGGACTCCGCGTTGCGCGCCGGACTCGCGGTGTCCCCCAGGAATGGAACGAGCGCCGAGCAGCCGGTGAGGGCGAAGAGACCCGCGGCGAGGATCGGCACGATGAAGACGAAGGACCGTTGGGGACTCATGAGTCTCTTTTCAATCGTATTTCGAGCAGTTCGGACTCTCCCCGAGTCGAGCATACCAAGAACTCGCTTCGCCTCGGTCCGGCCGTCGCAAGAGGCAACGATGCCGACGGGCGGCGGTCCTGGAGTCGGGTCTACGTCGCGCGCGGGTGCGCGTCGAGGTAGTGCTCGCGGAGCGTCTCGGCGCTGACCTGCGTGTAGATCTGGGTGGTGGTGACGGAGGCGTGCCCGAGCATCTCCTGCACCGTACGCACGTCGGCACCGCCCGCGAGCAGGTGGGTCGCGAAGGAGTGACGCAGGGTGTGCGGCGACACCTCCGCCGTGATCCCGGCGCGATCGGCCGCCGCCCGGATCACGAGCCACGCGCTCTGCCGCGAGAGCCGGGCGCCGCGCGGCCCCACGAACAGGGCGGGCGTTCCTCGGCCCCGCGCCACCATGACCGGCCGCGCGCGCACGAGATAGGCGGCGAGCGCTCGCCCCGCGTAGCTGCCGTAGGGCACGATGCGCTGCTTCGATCCCTTGCCGATGACGCGGAGGAAGCCGCCGTCGGCGAGCGCGCGCTCCGGGTCGCCCCAGGCGTCACCACGATCCGGCGCGGTGAGCAGGTCGTCGATGTCGAGCGCCGTGACCTCGCTGATCCGGGCGCCGCTCGCGTAGAGCAGCTCGAGCAGCGCCCGGTCGCGCAGCGCGACGGGATCGTCGCCGCCCGCTGCCGCGAGCAGCGCCTCGACGTCCTCGATCGGCAGGGCCTTCGGCAGCCGCTGGGCCCGCTTCGGGGTGCGGACGTTGCTGCCCGCATGGGTCGCGAGCACCCCCTCGTCGAAGAGGAAGCGGTGCATGCCCCGCACCGACGACAGCCGCCGCGTGATCGACGCGGGCGCGAGCCCCTCGGTGGCGAGGTCGGCCACGTACGCGGCGAGCGTGTCGGGGCCGACCGCGTCGAGCTCGGCGACCCCGCGGGTCTCGAGCCACGCCGAGTAGGCCGCGAGGTCGCGGCGATAGGCGGCCTGGCTGTTCGCGGAGAGCCCGAGCTCCAGCGCGACGTGGCGCAGGTAGCGCTCCGTTCCCTGGGCGGCGGTTACCGCCATCAGCTCGAACGCTCTCCCCGCGACGCCTCGCGGGCGGTCCAGGGCAGCTCGGGATCGCGCAGCGCGGGCCATCCGTCCGCTCGCGCGGCGTGGGCGGCCAGCACGGCGCTCACGGTGACGGCGTTCTGCACCCGCCCCGCGAACACCGCGGCGACGACCTCGTCGAGCGGCACCCAGCGCGGCACCAGTTCGGCTTCTTCACCGTCGCGCACGTAGTCGTGCTCGACGGGGTGGACGTCGCGCGCCAGAAAGATCCGGATCGCCTCGCTCGTGCCGCCCGGCGACAGGAACAGGTCGAGCAGCAGCTCCCACCGCTCGGCGCGCAGGTCGGCCTCCTCGGCGAGCTCGCGCTGCGCCGAGCGCAACCCGGACTCCCCCGGCACGTCCATGAGCCCCGCGGGGATCTCCCAGTCGCGGTGCGCGATCGGGTGGCGGTACTGCTGGATCAGCAGCACCCGCTCCTCGGCGTCGATCGCGAGCACCGCGACGGCGCCCGGGTGGTCCAGGTAGTCGCGTTCGAGCTCAGTGTCGCCGAACGCGAAGCGGTCCCGCCGCACGTCCCACACGTGCCCACGGACCAGGAGCTCGCTTTCGAGCACCCGGACGTCGCCGGCGTACGCGTCCGCGAGCGCCGGCCGGGGCTCGACTGGGGGCTGACCCCCAGTGGGCTCGCTAGTCGCGGAGCTCGTCGCCACTGTCGTCCACATCGAACAGTCGAGTCGCCTCGCGACGGTCGATCGCGGCGCCCACGAGGCCTGCGAACAGCGGGTGCGGGTGGCCCGGGCGCGAGCGGAGCTCGGGGTGGGCCTGGGTTGCGATGTAGAACGGGTGCACCGTGGTCGGCAGCTCGACGTACTCGACCAGCGAGCCGTCCGGGCTGGTGCCCGAGAACGACAGCCCGGCCTCGCCGATGGCGTCGCGGTAGCGGTTGTTCACCTCGTAGCGGTGACGGTGGCGCTCGCTCGAGGTCGGGGCGCCGTAGAGCGACGCGGCGAGCGAGCCCTCCGCGAGTGCGGCCTCGTACAGCCCCAGACGCATCGTGCCGCCGAGGTCGCCCCCGTCGATGATCTCGACCTGCTCGGCCATCGTCGCGATGACGGGCACGGCCGTGTCGGGATCGAACTCGGTCGAGGAGGCTCCCTCGAGCCCCGCGACGTTGCGCGCGTACTCGATGACCATGCACTGCAGGCCGAGGCACAGGCCGAGCGTCGGGATCGCGTTCTCCCGAGCGAAGCGGAGCGCACCGAGCTTGCCCTCGATACCGCGGATACCGAAGCCGCCGGGCACGCAGATCCCGTCGACGTTGCCGAGGGCTTCGAGTGCCCCCTCGGGGGTCTCGCAGTCATCGGAGGCGACCCACTTGAGGTTCACCTTGGTCGAGTGCGCGAACCCGCCGGCGCGGAGCGCCTCGGTCACCGAGAGATAGGCGTCGGGCAGGTCGATGTACTTGCCGACGAGCGCGAGCGTGACCTCGCCCTTCGGGTGGTGCACCGCGTCGAGCACGGGCTGCCAGCCGGTCCAGTCGACGTCGCCGGCGCGGTCGGCGAGGCCGAGGTGGTCGATGATCGTGCGATCGAGCCCCTGCTCGTTGAGGAGCTGCGGCAGGTCGTAGATGCTCGGCACGTCGATCGCGTTCACCACGGCGTCTTCGTCGACGTCGCACATCAGCGCGATCTTGCGCAGGTTGTCGCTCGTCACCGGGCGGTCGCTGCGCAGCACGAGCGCGTCGGGCTGGATGCCGATCGAGCGGAGCGCGGCGACGGAGTGCTGGGTCGGCTTCGTCTTCTGCTCGCCCGAGGCGCCCATGAACGGCACGAGGGAGACATGGACGAAGAAGACATTGTTGCGGCCGAGCTCGTGGCGGACCTGGCGGGCCGACTCGAGGAACGGCTGGGACTCGATGTCGCCGACGGTGCCACCGACCTCGGTGATGATGACGTCGGGCTGCGGCGACTCGGAGGCCTGCAGACGCATGCGGCGGCGGATCTCGTTGGTGATGTGCGGGATGACCTGCACCGTGTCGCCGAGGTACTCGCCGCGGCGCTCCTTCGCGATGACCGTGGAGTAGATCTGCCCGGTCGTGACGTTGGCCGCCTGCGACAGGTTGATGCCGAGGAACCGCTCGTAGTGGCCGATGTCGAGGTCGGTCTCGGCGCCGTCGTCCGTGACGAAGACCTCGCCGTGCTGGAACGGGTTCATCGTTCCGGGATCGACGTTGAGATACGGATCCAGCTTCTGCATCACCACCCGCAGCCCGCGCGCCGTGAGCAGGTTGCCCAGGCTCGCAGCGGTGAGTCCCTTACCGAGAGAGGAGACGACACCCCCGGTCACGAAGATGTGTTTGGTGATACCGGCCTGGTCCGCGTTCTGCACTGTTCCCACGGGCTTCGATCCTATCACTTGAAGTTGTTGGGCAGGGGTGTCGGTCGCGAACTAGCGCAATTCCTGGCGCGGCACCCACACCTGCTTGATGATCATCAGCACCATGGCGGTCACCGGGATCGAGATCAGCGCTCCGAGGAGGCCGAGGAGCGTGCCGCCCGCGAGCGCGCCGATCACCACGAGCGAGCCGGGCACGGACACCACGCGGTTCATGACGCGCGGCGTGAGCAGGTACGACTCGATCTGCATGTAGATCAGGTAGTAGGCGGCAGCGATGAGCGCGGTGGTCGGCGAGTCGAAGAGCGCGACGATCGAAACGAGCACGGTGGCCAGCACCGAGCCGATGAGCGGGATCAGGGCGAGCAAGAACACGCCCACCGCGACCAGTCCGGCGAACGGCACGCCGACGATCGTCATCATGACGAACCCGAGCACCGAATTGATGAACGCGAGCACGACCATGCCGCTGATGTATCCACCGACGGACTTCGTCACCTGCTCCGTGATGTCGATCACCTTGGAGCGGCCCGAGCGCGGCACGAGCGAGTAGAAGGCGCGCTTGATCACGCGGAGCGAGGCGAGGAAGTAGAGCGTCAGGATCAGCACGATCAGGGCGGCGGTCAGGCCGTTGGCGATCCCGATGCCCGCCTGCCACACCCCGCCGGCGACCTGCGCCCAGTTCTCGGGGCGGCTCACGAGATCCTGCCCCATCTTGAGGAGGCCGTCGAAGTCGATGAACTGACCGAACTGCTGGTTCACGTCGACGAACCACTGCTGGTGCGTGATGTCGCGGAACAGCGTGGGCGCGCTGCGGATCAGCAGCGAGACCTGGTTCGCGATCATCGGGATGATGATCCCGAGCAGGCCGCCGATCACGAGCACGAAGCCGCCGAAGACCACCCCGATACCGAGGGAGCGCTTCAGGCCCTTGCGCTCGAGCCACCGCACGACGGGGTCGAGGCCGAGCGCGACGAAGAGCGCCGCGACCACGTACATGATGATCGTGCTGAGCTCACCGACCATGCCGCCGAACAGCAGTGCGACGAGCACCCCCAGGGTGACGGTGAAGCCGAGCTGGAAGGGGCTCCGCACGACGAACTCGCGGGTGGTCGACTTCGCGCGCTCCTCCTGCGCGTCCGCGGCGGCCTCGCGGGCGTCGCGATACATCGCCCGCGTCTCCGCGTCGAGGGTCTCGAGGTCGACGTGCACCACGTCGGGGTGCGTGTCGAGGTACGCCGCCTGCGCGACCGCGTCGCCCTCTTTGTCGGGCTGCACGTTCGTCACCCGGCGTCCCCAGAACTTCATCATGGATGGAGCGTATCAGCCGCCTCGGACAAACGAGGCCAGGCCCGCAGCGCGCGGGTCAGCCCCGCAGCGCGCGGCTCAGTCCCGCAGTGCGAGCAGTTCGGCCGCGTGCTCGAGCGCGCTCGACGAGTCGCTGAGCCCCGAGAGCAGCCTCGCCATCTCACCGAGCCGCTCGTCGCCCTCGAGCCGCCGACTGCTGCTCTCGGTGAATCCGCCGGCGGAATCCTTCACCACCTGCACGTGGTTGTTCGCGAACGCCGCGACCTGCGCGAGGTGCGTCACCACGATCACCTGCGACGTGCGCGCGAGCCGTGCGAGGCGACGCCCGATCTCGATCGCGGCCGCGCCGCCCACGCCGGCGTCGACCTCGTCGAAGACGAACGTCGGCACCGGATCCACTCCGGCGACCACCACCTCGAGTGCGAGCATGACCCGCGAGAGCTCGCCGCCCGACGCGCTCTTCGCGAGCGGGCGGGGGTCCGCCCCGGGGTGGGGTGCGAGCAGGAACTGGATCTCGTCGCCGCCTGAGCCGCCGAGCGTCTCCAAGCGGGTGACCTCGACCACAAATCGCGCATCGGGCAGCGCGAGCTGCCGAAGCTCGACCGAGACCAGCTCCGAGAGCTGCTCAGCGGCCTGCGCCCGTGCCCGGGAGAGCTGCTCGGCGAGCTCGGTCTCTCGCGCGGTGGCGACCTCGAGCGCCTCCGACAGCTCCTCGATCCGATCGTCGTCGCCGTCGAGATCCGCGAGGCGCTGGGCGCTCTCGGCGGCGTGCGCGATCACCGCGGCGGAGTCGGCGCCGTACAGCCGGAAGAGCGTGGTCAGGGCCGCGAGCCGGTCGTTCGCGCGCGCGAGCTCACCAGGCCCCTCCTGGTCGAGGTCACCGGCGTACGCCGCGAGTTCGGTCGCCGCGTCGGCGATCTGGAAGCTCACCCCGCGGAGGGTCTCGAGCACGGCGTCGAGCCGCTTGTCGAAGCCGGTCACACGCTCGATCTCGCGCACCGCCGCGTCGACCAGGCTCCCGGCGTCGCGGCTCAGCGGATCGTCCGACTCCGTGGCGAGCGCCTCGTGCGCGGCCGAGCTGGCCGCCCGCAGCGCCTCGACGTTGCTGAGCAGCTCGATCCGCTCCGCGAGCTCGACCTCTTCGCCCGCCTGCGGATCCACCGCGGCGATCTCGTCGAGTTCGGTGCGCAGCTGCGCCGCCTCGGCGACCCGCGACTCGAGCGCGCCGCGGAGCTCATCCACCTCGGCGGTGAGCTCCTGGCGCCGGCGGTGCGTGGTCCGGTACTCGCTGAGGATCGCGCCGATCGCCTCCCCGCCGAAGCGGTCCAGGGTGTCCCGCTGTGCCGAGAGCGAGCGGAGCCGCAGCTGCTCGGACTGGCCGTGCACGGCGAAGAGCCGATCCGCGAGGCGCGACAGACTCCCGACCGGGGCGCTCGCACCCCCGACGCTCGCGCGGCTCCGCCCCTCGGCACTGACCGTGCGACTCATCACGAGCTCGCCGTCTTCGATATCGCCGCCGAGCTCGTCGACGATCTCCGCGACCTCGGGATCCGAGGCCCGGACGATCCCGCTCACGCGCGCCTGACCGGCGCCGCTGCGCACCGCACCCGCGTCGGCACGGGCGCCCATCAGCAGCCCGAGTGCGCTCACGACCATCGTCTTGCCGGCACCCGTCTCACCGGTGATCGCGGTGAACCCCGGGCCGAGGGCGAGCGTCGTGTCGACGATGACGCCGAGATCCCGGATCCGCAGTTCCTCGATCATGCGATTCCCTCCCCCTCGCGACGGTTGCCCCGCCAGCCGGAGACGGGCAGGTGGAACTTCCGCACGAGTCGGTCGGAGAACACGCCCTCGTTGAGACGAGCGAGCCGCACTGAATGCGCGGATCGGCGGACGCGCACCTCCGAGCCCGCGGGCAGTTCGGTACGCCGGCGGCCGTCGCACCAGAGCACCCCCGGCCCGATGTTCTCCGGCAGGATCCGCACGGTGAGCTCCGAGTCCGTGCCCGTCACGAGCGGTCGGTTGAACAGCGCGTGGGCGGCGATGGGCACGAGCAGCATGGCCTGCACCCCCGGCCAGACGACGGGACCGCCCGCCGAGAAGGCGTAGGCCGTCGAACCGGTGGGTGTCGCGAGCACGACGCCGTCGCAGGCGAACGACGACAGCGGCCGGCCGTCGACGCCGACGGCCACCTCGAGCATGCGCCGCTGCTTCTCGACGCTCGCCTCGTTGAGCGCCCAGGTGTCGGCGATCAGCTGGCCGTCGAACGTCGCCTGCACGTCGATCGTGAGGCGCTCCTCGACCGTGTAGTCGCGG
Above is a genomic segment from Leucobacter rhizosphaerae containing:
- a CDS encoding ParA family protein produces the protein MAKTVALGPTGRPDRVIPAPQKLGQHGPARIIAMCNQKGGVGKTTTTINLGAALARYGRRVLIVDFDPQGAASAGLGVQAHDVPTIYDLMLSKVKDPREVIQRTDTKHLDVIPANIDLSAAEVHLVTEVAREQILAGVLRKVSADYDVILIDCQPSLGLLTVNALTASHGVLIPLACEFFALRGVALLIETIEKVKDRLNPQIELDGIIATMYDARTLHAREVLERVVDTFGDKVFDTVIGRTVKLPDASVAAKPILDYAPSNPASEAYLKLAREVVQRGVVA
- a CDS encoding AI-2E family transporter; its protein translation is MMKFWGRRVTNVQPDKEGDAVAQAAYLDTHPDVVHVDLETLDAETRAMYRDAREAAADAQEERAKSTTREFVVRSPFQLGFTVTLGVLVALLFGGMVGELSTIIMYVVAALFVALGLDPVVRWLERKGLKRSLGIGVVFGGFVLVIGGLLGIIIPMIANQVSLLIRSAPTLFRDITHQQWFVDVNQQFGQFIDFDGLLKMGQDLVSRPENWAQVAGGVWQAGIGIANGLTAALIVLILTLYFLASLRVIKRAFYSLVPRSGRSKVIDITEQVTKSVGGYISGMVVLAFINSVLGFVMMTIVGVPFAGLVAVGVFLLALIPLIGSVLATVLVSIVALFDSPTTALIAAAYYLIYMQIESYLLTPRVMNRVVSVPGSLVVIGALAGGTLLGLLGALISIPVTAMVLMIIKQVWVPRQELR
- a CDS encoding CTP synthase — protein: MGTVQNADQAGITKHIFVTGGVVSSLGKGLTAASLGNLLTARGLRVVMQKLDPYLNVDPGTMNPFQHGEVFVTDDGAETDLDIGHYERFLGINLSQAANVTTGQIYSTVIAKERRGEYLGDTVQVIPHITNEIRRRMRLQASESPQPDVIITEVGGTVGDIESQPFLESARQVRHELGRNNVFFVHVSLVPFMGASGEQKTKPTQHSVAALRSIGIQPDALVLRSDRPVTSDNLRKIALMCDVDEDAVVNAIDVPSIYDLPQLLNEQGLDRTIIDHLGLADRAGDVDWTGWQPVLDAVHHPKGEVTLALVGKYIDLPDAYLSVTEALRAGGFAHSTKVNLKWVASDDCETPEGALEALGNVDGICVPGGFGIRGIEGKLGALRFARENAIPTLGLCLGLQCMVIEYARNVAGLEGASSTEFDPDTAVPVIATMAEQVEIIDGGDLGGTMRLGLYEAALAEGSLAASLYGAPTSSERHRHRYEVNNRYRDAIGEAGLSFSGTSPDGSLVEYVELPTTVHPFYIATQAHPELRSRPGHPHPLFAGLVGAAIDRREATRLFDVDDSGDELRD
- a CDS encoding DMT family transporter produces the protein MALLHTPSGAPSGARNATRPRSSFVPDLVLLGIAAIWGGSYLATQELAASIGAAAVLCARFLPPAVIMLVGVAVARRGRSPGPLRHSLPPGAHQKPGSLRPSRSLRNVLRAGSLLGLLRAATIVLETIGVTLTTATNAGLIIGLSILLTPLLESLVTRRRLTRSLLGSVVLALVGIALLIGGSGLAEVTIGDGLILLAAITRALLGVAEARATRSHASDVLGLTTVEITLGAILFTAWGGGALLHRLPELTAADWGVILYLGLGCTVAAFLGQLWATKRTSASRAGMLLGSEPGWALLIGIVIGGEQLTIGAGIGAAVLLAAMLWGRRAEERWRTSRAGTTNSAEVAPCGSNCGPRPESGKDQRRESSSDPTVSPSGSQTMQSTSRSPSFHEPSDGYIGQ
- a CDS encoding NAD kinase produces the protein MTQAERDSARRILVVSHTHREEAVAATIDVVSALQRAGVTPVFEAQDRDEFGPHLDTAEVAELGREVRVDELEIAIVLGGDGTILRAAELLRGSECPIVGVNLGHVGFLAEMESYDLTSTIDRVLRRDYTVEERLTIDVQATFDGQLIADTWALNEASVEKQRRMLEVAVGVDGRPLSSFACDGVVLATPTGSTAYAFSAGGPVVWPGVQAMLLVPIAAHALFNRPLVTGTDSELTVRILPENIGPGVLWCDGRRRTELPAGSEVRVRRSAHSVRLARLNEGVFSDRLVRKFHLPVSGWRGNRREGEGIA
- the recN gene encoding DNA repair protein RecN → MIEELRIRDLGVIVDTTLALGPGFTAITGETGAGKTMVVSALGLLMGARADAGAVRSGAGQARVSGIVRASDPEVAEIVDELGGDIEDGELVMSRTVSAEGRSRASVGGASAPVGSLSRLADRLFAVHGQSEQLRLRSLSAQRDTLDRFGGEAIGAILSEYRTTHRRRQELTAEVDELRGALESRVAEAAQLRTELDEIAAVDPQAGEEVELAERIELLSNVEALRAASSAAHEALATESDDPLSRDAGSLVDAAVREIERVTGFDKRLDAVLETLRGVSFQIADAATELAAYAGDLDQEGPGELARANDRLAALTTLFRLYGADSAAVIAHAAESAQRLADLDGDDDRIEELSEALEVATARETELAEQLSRARAQAAEQLSELVSVELRQLALPDARFVVEVTRLETLGGSGGDEIQFLLAPHPGADPRPLAKSASGGELSRVMLALEVVVAGVDPVPTFVFDEVDAGVGGAAAIEIGRRLARLARTSQVIVVTHLAQVAAFANNHVQVVKDSAGGFTESSSRRLEGDERLGEMARLLSGLSDSSSALEHAAELLALRD
- a CDS encoding septum formation family protein, whose translation is MSPQRSFVFIVPILAAGLFALTGCSALVPFLGDTASPARNAESGGTVERNDSTDVFAIRVGDCLNTDDSLDEDIGSVPTVPCSDPHADEVFSSFVIDEPAYPGTDEIISMADEGCRAEFEGFIGTPWADSEIDYWPMYPSEGSWKDGDREVLCMVWDPEGDTVGSLEDSRR
- a CDS encoding LysR family transcriptional regulator, whose amino-acid sequence is MDVHHLRTLRELRDRGSVTAVADALRLSPSAVSQQLAVLQRSFDAPLTEQRGRVLVLTAAGERLADAGGEVIEAMARAEQSVSQFLGAPAETVTVTAFHSAALAWFPELIARSLADPDGAQIRCRDEDVSIPDFLDLTADHDIVIAHRSPTAPEWPTRRVRVIPVLEEPIDLAVRRGHPLAAHDSVRLSDLDGATWLAAHEGFALEPLIVQTLAAGAGSPIEITHRVNEFNVAAAIIARTDTIGFLPRYTGLPAALHDEIVLRPIRGVSISRDIDLLVRPERLARASVREVIERILDVARRHSGAR
- a CDS encoding site-specific tyrosine recombinase XerD translates to MAVTAAQGTERYLRHVALELGLSANSQAAYRRDLAAYSAWLETRGVAELDAVGPDTLAAYVADLATEGLAPASITRRLSSVRGMHRFLFDEGVLATHAGSNVRTPKRAQRLPKALPIEDVEALLAAAGGDDPVALRDRALLELLYASGARISEVTALDIDDLLTAPDRGDAWGDPERALADGGFLRVIGKGSKQRIVPYGSYAGRALAAYLVRARPVMVARGRGTPALFVGPRGARLSRQSAWLVIRAAADRAGITAEVSPHTLRHSFATHLLAGGADVRTVQEMLGHASVTTTQIYTQVSAETLREHYLDAHPRAT
- a CDS encoding NUDIX domain-containing protein, with the protein product MWTTVATSSATSEPTGGQPPVEPRPALADAYAGDVRVLESELLVRGHVWDVRRDRFAFGDTELERDYLDHPGAVAVLAIDAEERVLLIQQYRHPIAHRDWEIPAGLMDVPGESGLRSAQRELAEEADLRAERWELLLDLFLSPGGTSEAIRIFLARDVHPVEHDYVRDGEEAELVPRWVPLDEVVAAVFAGRVQNAVTVSAVLAAHAARADGWPALRDPELPWTAREASRGERSS